Genomic DNA from Hymenobacter jejuensis:
AAAGCCCGTGATACTGGTGTAGCTCAGGGTGAAGTTGAACGCCTTACGCAGGTCACCAGCTGGGTACGAACTCACCAAGTTGTTGGACGCAAAGCGGGCGTCGGGCGAACCGGAAGAGTACGGGATTTTCAAGGCGGTAAACAAGTCATCCGAAACGATCTGACCGGGGTAGGTAGCACCTAGGTTCTGGCCACCGCTCACGTACTGCACGTCGAAGATCACTTCGGCGTTGTTCTCGTTCGTATACGAGAAAATATCCGAGTATTTGGGTAGCAAGGAGTACTTATTGCTGGCGATCACTTCGTTTAGGAGCGTGGCGGCCTGGGCGTACTCATTGGTAGCCAAGCCCGGTCCTTCTACCCCGTACGTAGGGCCCGAGCGGGTCATGTACACCAGAGCGAGCAGGGTTTTGGCGGCTCCCGACGTAGCCCGGAATACATTGGTGCTGCCCGTATAAGACACCGGCAGGTTGGCTACGGCCGTTTGCAGGTCCGCGATGATGAGCTTATAGACGTCGGCAACGGGGCTGCGCGGCACCTGCGACGCTTCGGCCGCCCCCAAAGGTTTATCGATCACCGGCACTTTGCCAAAGTAGCGTACCAAGTCGAAGTAGAAGAACGCCCGCAGAAACTTGGCTTCGGCCTCGTAGCGCTTCTGGGTGTCCGCGTCGACGATGCCACCGTTGGTAGCGAGCTTGTCCAGAAAGCTATTCGCCCGAAAAATGGAGGCATAGTTTGTAGTCCAAGCCTCGGCGATGTAGGAATTCGAGGCCAGGGTCGTCGCAAAGTTGTTGATGGGTTCCCAGTCCCGTACGCCGGGGATATCGCTCACCGCGTACAGATTATCCGAGCGGGTTTCGGATAGGTTGTAGAGTCGGTCAGGGTAACCCCCCGCCTGCGAAAAGCGCAGGGCAGCGTATACGGAAACCAGGGCTTGGTTGTAGTCGTCGGGGTTTTTGTAGAAGGTCGGAACCGAGCCACTGGAAATCGGCACCTGGGTCAGGTCCTTTTCACAGCTGCTGAACACCAGCAGACCAAGGCTGAGAAAGAGGGTAGTTATCTTTTTCATGGGATGAGTTGCAGCAAGATTAAAAAGTGAGGTTCAGGCCCAGGGTCAGGGTCTTAGCCAGCGGGAGCCCGCCGTAATCCACGCCAATGGGGAAGCTGGAGTCACCGCCATTTGTGTTCACCGATTCTGGGTTGTAACCGCCGTAGTATTTGTCGTGGCCGAAGTAGTTTTCAGCCGACACGTAGATGCGCACCCCTTGGGCGACACTCTTCTTAATGAGCAGTCCTAAGTCGTAGCCCAAAGTGATCTGCCGCACGCGGTAATAATCGGACGAGTACAGCCAGTCGGTCGTCTTGGTATAGCCAAACGTCGAATACGCCTTGCCGCGCTCACCAGCACCGGGGTTATCGGCTGAGCGCCACCGGTCACGGTTTAGGCCCAAAATGTTTTCGCTATAGGTGGTACCCGTGCGGTCAACGGCCCGGCCAAACAGCGAGTAGATGGAGCCGCCCTGCTGCCCCTGCACCAGCACAGTCAGGTCGAAGCCCTTGTACCGGAAATTGTTCGTAACGCCCCAGGTGTATTTCGGGCTGGGCTGCCCTACGATCTGGCGGTCGTTGGCGTCAATCTTGCCATCGCCGTTGGCATCTTGGTACTTCGCGTCGCCTGCGCTTTCGGTGCCGAACCGGGCTACTTTGTTGTCAATGTCGGCTTGGCTCAGAATGCCAATCGTTTTGATCGCGTAGATGGCGTACAGCGGTTGCCCAACCTGCAGAATGTTGTTCTGAATGTCCCAGCCCGAGCTGACGAGGATGGGCGCATCGTTCGGCCCTAGGTGTACGACCCGGTTCCGGTTGTGACTGACGTTGATCCCTGTGCTCCACTGAAACTTGCCGATGAGGTTGTGGCTGTTGATTTCCACTTCCCAGCCCTTGTTGAGCACTTCGCCAATGTTGGTGAGTTGCGTGGCAAACCCGGCCGTGGCCGGCACCGGCACGTTCAGCAGCAGGTCGCGGCTGGTTTTGGTGTAGTAGTCCAGCGAGCCCGTTACCCGGTTGTTGATCAGGCCAAAATCGACGCCAAAGTCTACCGTGCGGGAGCGTTCCCACTTCAGGTTGGGGTTGTTGATGCGGTTGGGGGCTTGCCCCGGTATCAGCGTGCCGCCCGAAGAGTAGGTGAACACGCCGAGCGTAGCAATGCTGCTGTAGTCGCCGATGCCGTTGTTACCCGACAGGCCAATGCTGGCGCGCAGCTTCAGGTCGCTCAGCACGTCTTGCTTAGGCATAAATTTCTCTTGCGAGACGCGCCAGCCTACGGATGCAGCTGGGAAAACGCCATACTTGTCGTTCTCACCAAATCGGGACGAGCCATCGCGCCGGATACTGCCCGAAAAGAGGTATTTCCCTTCGTAGGAGTATTGCAAGCGCCCGAATGTGGAAATCAGCACGTTGCGGGTTTCCGTCGTGTAGTTGTCGGTGGTGCCGCTAACCGTGGTCGCGCCGTTGATGGTCGTGACGGCATTGTTAATAAACCCGTTGGCCGCCGTCAGGCGTTGCCCGTCAATCTTAGTCGTGTTGTAGGAGTAGCCGGCCAGGAAGGTGAAGTCGTGCTTCTCCCGAAACAGCTTGTTGTACGACAAGGTGTTTTCGTTCACAAACGTCAGCTTCTTATAGCCGTCGTAGTAGCCGGAGGCCTGGCGGCTGCCGACGCTGCCGCTGACAAAGGCTGGCCGGTAGTTTTTGGTGTTGCCATCCGTGTTGTCGAGATTCAGCGTCGAGCGCAGGTTCAGGCCCGGCAACAGTTGGTAGTCGGCGTAAAGGGTGCTCAGGGTGCGGAAGCTTCGGGTGTCGCCTGTGGTATTCTCCAAACCCCGAATCGGGCTGGGGCGGCCGCCCCAAGTGTAGGGGAGAATGTTGCCCGTATTGGCATCCAAACCGGCCGAGGCTTCCGCTACCGGAATGTTGAACGTGAGGTATTGCAGCTGATTATCCTTGCCTTCGATGCCGGGGTCATGGGTGATGGAATACGAAGGCGACAAGTTCAGGCCGAGCTTGAGCTTAGGCGTTACCTTCACTTCCACGTTGGCCCGCGCCGAGTAGCGCTTATATCCCAAGCCAATCATGATGCCGTCTTGTTTAAGATAATCGCCTGATATATAATAGTTTACGAAATCAGTCGAGCCACTGGCTCCGATCTGGTAGTTTTGGGCCACCCCTTTCTTAAAGGCCTCTTTTTGCCAGTCGATATAAGTTAACCCCGGATGCCCAGGCTGGGTCCAGCGCTCATCGATCATCAGGTTGGGATTGATGGTAGTATTGCCCAGAATAGCTTGCCGTTGGGCAGTGGTCTGGCTGGCCGTACGGCCCGGCCCGGAGGATACCCAGGAGGCGTTGATGATCTCAATGGCCCGGTCGACCCACTCATCTGCGCTGAGCATGTCCAGCCCCCGCACTTTCTCGCTCACGCCCACGTAGCTGTTGACTGTGAACTGGGGCTTGCCGGACTTGCCTTTCTTCGTGGTGATGATGACCACCCCGTTAGCGGCCCGCGAACCGTAAATGGCCGCTGCTGCCGCGTCTTTCAAGACCTCAATCTTCTCAATATCATTGGGGTTGATGTTGTCCAGGGGACTACCCGCCCCGAAGCGGCCCGCGGCATTCTGGGAGGTGGACTCCAGCGGAAAGCCATCGATTACGTAGAGCGGCTCGTTGTTGGCCGTGATGGAGCCGGAGCCGCGTACCTGCACCGAAAAGCCTTGACCGGGCACCCCGGTTGTTTGCTTCACCTGCACACCCGCCAACTGCCCTACCAGCGCCTGGTCGACCCGGGCGATGGGTCGTTCGTTAAGCGCCTTCGCATCGAATGAGGCGATGGCGCCCGTTACGTCGCCCTTTTTCTGGGTGCCGTAGCCGACGACAACGACTTCATCCAACGTCTTGCGGTCTTCGGCGAGCGTAATCGTCAGGGCCGAAGTGGCCCCTTGCACCGCGATTTCCTGCTTAAGGAAACCCACAGCGCTGACAACCAAGGTACTGTTCTCGGGCACGCTCAGCGAGAATTCACCGTTGCCGCCGGTGCTGGCACCTATAACCGTGCCTTTCACAATGATCGTGACGCCCGGCAAGGCTTCCCCATTCGATTGCACCACCCGACCCGAGACGGTCACGTCCTGTAAAGTGGCAACGTTTGCGGCCAGGCCTTCGAGGGATGGTTCTGTTGTAGTGCTATTATCAGGCGTGATAATGTAGTTGTTCGCGTGTAGCTTTTTAAAGCGTAGTCCTACTTGGGGTAGTACCGTAGCAAGCTTGTCTTCCAGCGTACCTACATTTTCTTGTGGCGCAACGCGCTTGTCGCCGACCAAGTCGCTGTCGTAGGCAATGATGGTGTTGTACTGTTTTTCCCAGTGCTTGAGCAGCTGCTTAAGCGGTACTGCTCCGGCGGAAGCCGATCGTTGCGGATAGTGCTGTACCGAAGCCATCGCTTGTGCTACGACTTGGGCACTAGACGAATAGAGCAGCAGCGCTCCGGTGAGCAGCAGGGGAGCGCGCAAAGGAAGTTTGCCAGATTGAGTAGGAGGTAGGCTCATAGCGTGGAAGGGGAAGAAGCGTTGTCCGATAAAACAAGTTGATTTTGATGCCGGGTTATCTGCAGATGAAAGGCCTCTGATAGGTTCTCACAAAGCACATCCAGGTTGCCCATGGGAAAAGTGCCGGTGAACCTGCGCTGATTGAGTGCTGCGCTTTTGATGATTACCTCTACGCCGTAAGTGTCTTCCAAGCGCGTAGCTACATCGGTGATCGTAGTAGCGTCAAAGACCATTTTATCAGCCGTCCAAGTAGCATAAGCAGTAGCCTGAACCTTTCGATGCACAATCGTTTGTGAAAGCGTATCAAAAGTTTGCAGCAATTCGCCAGGCTTTAGGGTCACAGCAGCTTTCTTCTGGTCAGCAAAGGCTACCCGTACCTTTCCGGAGAGCAGCACCACTCTGGCTTGTTCGTGTCGCCGGTAAACGGTGAACTTCGTGCCAAGTACTTCCACCTGAAAGCCAGCCGTGGTATGTACCACAAAGCGCTTGTTGTCAGGGAGATGCTTCACCGCAAAGAAGGCCTCGCCATCAAGCCATACCTCTCGAGGAGCTCGCTGACCGGGCGTTGCGGCGTAGCGCAACGTAGAATGGGCATTTAGCGTAACCTCCGAGCCATCGGGCAGGTGTACCAGTTGGGTGTGTCCGTAAGGCGAAGAGTAGCTGGCCGTTACGGGCTCCAGCAGTTGGTGCCGCTCGTACATAAACCAGCCGGCACTGCTTACTCCCACCAGAGCTGCCGCGGCGGCCCAGCGGTGCCAAGAGCTACCCTGTATAGAAGCGCTGCGTGAGGATGTTTCCAACCCCATACGGGCATGCAGACCTTCTCGCATGGCCGCATAATCGTAGGGACCCTCTTCATCGACCTGCTGCTCTTGTACGGCTAGAGCTTCGGCGTGTAAGTTCATCCAATAGTGGGCTACGAGCTCATTTTTGGGGTCAGCCAGCCATGCACGCACGGCGCGGGCCTCCTCCAACGAGGCTTTCCCCTGCACGTAGCGTATGCAAGCTTCGTATGTGATTTCGATGGGCATAGCGGTGGAATTGCTTCTCTCTGAGTAGTAAAAGCCACGAAGCGCCCAATACCCCAATGCTGGCGAAAAATATTTTTTTCAGCCCCCAAAATAGCTGGCTGAACCTTCCTTGCGGCAACGTTTATTTGGCAGCTGCAAGCTGTCGTCGGTGCAAAGTCGGTGCAAAATGGAGCCTTATAGTCGTAGCTGCTTCTTGCACGAGTTGGAGTACGCTTCGTAGATTTGAAGAGAATACCGACCTGATTTATATATATTTATCAACCCGCTACAAGCTTTCGCCTACTTATTGCCACCCCTTGAGAGTTGTACATGATTTCTCTGACCGTGTCTGCTTAGAACGCCTTAGAAAAGACGATGTTCAGGCATTCGACGTGCTGTTTGAGCAATATGCTCCAGCGCTGTGCCGGTTTGCGCATGGTTACTTAAAAAGCCACGCCGATGCGGAGGAGGTTGCACAAGATTGCTTTCTGAAGCTATGGGAGCGGCGGCATGAGTTCGATGACAACATTATCTTCAAAGCGTATCTCTACAAGTCCGCGTACCACGGCATTTTGAAGCAACTGCG
This window encodes:
- a CDS encoding SusC/RagA family TonB-linked outer membrane protein, with product MSLPPTQSGKLPLRAPLLLTGALLLYSSSAQVVAQAMASVQHYPQRSASAGAVPLKQLLKHWEKQYNTIIAYDSDLVGDKRVAPQENVGTLEDKLATVLPQVGLRFKKLHANNYIITPDNSTTTEPSLEGLAANVATLQDVTVSGRVVQSNGEALPGVTIIVKGTVIGASTGGNGEFSLSVPENSTLVVSAVGFLKQEIAVQGATSALTITLAEDRKTLDEVVVVGYGTQKKGDVTGAIASFDAKALNERPIARVDQALVGQLAGVQVKQTTGVPGQGFSVQVRGSGSITANNEPLYVIDGFPLESTSQNAAGRFGAGSPLDNINPNDIEKIEVLKDAAAAAIYGSRAANGVVIITTKKGKSGKPQFTVNSYVGVSEKVRGLDMLSADEWVDRAIEIINASWVSSGPGRTASQTTAQRQAILGNTTINPNLMIDERWTQPGHPGLTYIDWQKEAFKKGVAQNYQIGASGSTDFVNYYISGDYLKQDGIMIGLGYKRYSARANVEVKVTPKLKLGLNLSPSYSITHDPGIEGKDNQLQYLTFNIPVAEASAGLDANTGNILPYTWGGRPSPIRGLENTTGDTRSFRTLSTLYADYQLLPGLNLRSTLNLDNTDGNTKNYRPAFVSGSVGSRQASGYYDGYKKLTFVNENTLSYNKLFREKHDFTFLAGYSYNTTKIDGQRLTAANGFINNAVTTINGATTVSGTTDNYTTETRNVLISTFGRLQYSYEGKYLFSGSIRRDGSSRFGENDKYGVFPAASVGWRVSQEKFMPKQDVLSDLKLRASIGLSGNNGIGDYSSIATLGVFTYSSGGTLIPGQAPNRINNPNLKWERSRTVDFGVDFGLINNRVTGSLDYYTKTSRDLLLNVPVPATAGFATQLTNIGEVLNKGWEVEINSHNLIGKFQWSTGINVSHNRNRVVHLGPNDAPILVSSGWDIQNNILQVGQPLYAIYAIKTIGILSQADIDNKVARFGTESAGDAKYQDANGDGKIDANDRQIVGQPSPKYTWGVTNNFRYKGFDLTVLVQGQQGGSIYSLFGRAVDRTGTTYSENILGLNRDRWRSADNPGAGERGKAYSTFGYTKTTDWLYSSDYYRVRQITLGYDLGLLIKKSVAQGVRIYVSAENYFGHDKYYGGYNPESVNTNGGDSSFPIGVDYGGLPLAKTLTLGLNLTF
- a CDS encoding RagB/SusD family nutrient uptake outer membrane protein is translated as MKKITTLFLSLGLLVFSSCEKDLTQVPISSGSVPTFYKNPDDYNQALVSVYAALRFSQAGGYPDRLYNLSETRSDNLYAVSDIPGVRDWEPINNFATTLASNSYIAEAWTTNYASIFRANSFLDKLATNGGIVDADTQKRYEAEAKFLRAFFYFDLVRYFGKVPVIDKPLGAAEASQVPRSPVADVYKLIIADLQTAVANLPVSYTGSTNVFRATSGAAKTLLALVYMTRSGPTYGVEGPGLATNEYAQAATLLNEVIASNKYSLLPKYSDIFSYTNENNAEVIFDVQYVSGGQNLGATYPGQIVSDDLFTALKIPYSSGSPDARFASNNLVSSYPAGDLRKAFNFTLSYTSITGFNETRPTITKYLNPSLRGVNRFDWPINFIVFRYTDVLMMRAECILHGAGGTQAQVDAIVNQVRARAGLTGTVTNVTLPQLMEERRREFAGEGTRWHDLVREGMAITTVNAWSAIDDVKHRMSQATPNNIIYPVPQTELTVVPGLYEQNPGY
- a CDS encoding FecR family protein, which codes for MPIEITYEACIRYVQGKASLEEARAVRAWLADPKNELVAHYWMNLHAEALAVQEQQVDEEGPYDYAAMREGLHARMGLETSSRSASIQGSSWHRWAAAAALVGVSSAGWFMYERHQLLEPVTASYSSPYGHTQLVHLPDGSEVTLNAHSTLRYAATPGQRAPREVWLDGEAFFAVKHLPDNKRFVVHTTAGFQVEVLGTKFTVYRRHEQARVVLLSGKVRVAFADQKKAAVTLKPGELLQTFDTLSQTIVHRKVQATAYATWTADKMVFDATTITDVATRLEDTYGVEVIIKSAALNQRRFTGTFPMGNLDVLCENLSEAFHLQITRHQNQLVLSDNASSPSTL